From the genome of Geobacter sp. SVR, one region includes:
- a CDS encoding TlpA disulfide reductase family protein, whose product MRRGRFLPGLFLLLIVGTFLLPAPLHAIPRVGQQAPNFKVVTTSGQTVSLENYRDRVLIVDFFATWCVPCRESVPHLVELNRKFGKQGLQVLGLSADEDGEQLVKAFAAANHVNYPLAMSSEAIQTDYGIRSVPVMFVIDKKGRIAEMYRGFSDGIGKSLEQLIKKLLAE is encoded by the coding sequence ATGCGACGCGGCCGCTTCCTCCCCGGACTCTTCCTGCTGCTGATCGTCGGCACATTCCTGTTGCCGGCCCCCCTGCATGCAATACCGAGGGTCGGGCAGCAGGCTCCCAACTTCAAAGTGGTAACCACGTCGGGACAGACCGTGTCGCTTGAAAACTACCGCGACCGTGTGCTGATTGTCGATTTCTTCGCCACCTGGTGTGTTCCATGTCGCGAATCGGTACCGCACCTGGTTGAGTTGAACCGCAAGTTTGGAAAGCAGGGGCTTCAAGTGCTGGGGCTGAGCGCCGACGAGGATGGTGAGCAGCTTGTAAAGGCGTTTGCCGCCGCAAATCACGTCAACTATCCCCTGGCAATGTCCAGCGAGGCGATCCAGACCGATTACGGCATCCGTTCGGTGCCGGTGATGTTCGTGATCGATAAAAAGGGGCGGATTGCCGAGATGTACCGGGGGTTCTCCGACGGGATCGGAAAATCGCTGGAGCAGTTGATAAAGAAGTTGCTGGCGGAATAA
- the trxA gene encoding thioredoxin: protein MSSEKVLAFSDANFDREVLQSELPVLVDFWATWCAPCKAIAPLVDAVAEEHAGKIKVGKVNVDENPSTPGKYGVRGIPTLILFKGGAVVDQIVGAVPKSQLEALIAKAL, encoded by the coding sequence ATGTCCAGCGAAAAGGTACTTGCATTCAGCGACGCCAATTTCGATCGGGAAGTGCTGCAATCCGAGCTTCCTGTTCTGGTTGACTTCTGGGCCACGTGGTGCGCCCCCTGCAAGGCGATTGCTCCACTGGTAGATGCCGTGGCGGAAGAGCATGCGGGCAAAATAAAAGTAGGCAAAGTCAATGTGGACGAGAACCCTTCGACACCCGGGAAATACGGTGTCCGCGGCATCCCGACCCTGATCCTGTTCAAAGGGGGCGCCGTTGTCGATCAGATCGTTGGCGCCGTACCCAAATCCCAGCTTGAAGCACTGATCGCGAAGGCGCTGTAA
- a CDS encoding bifunctional precorrin-2 dehydrogenase/sirohydrochlorin ferrochelatase translates to MSGLPLNIDMKGRPVLVAGGGSVAYRKVKVLLESQAMVRIVAPEMLPDLAGLTAAEGVPVRLGRYETGDLEGVFLVVAATGDAAVNARIAADARERGILVAVSDAPDLGDCTFPAVVRRGALEIAVSTGGRCPALAVEVRNVLAGVIGEEYGLALEHLAAEREKLLTEGKGSTYNGAIMRSRARELVAEFTERKERVP, encoded by the coding sequence ATGTCGGGCTTGCCGCTGAACATAGATATGAAAGGGCGTCCCGTGCTGGTTGCGGGCGGCGGGAGTGTGGCATACCGCAAGGTGAAGGTGCTGCTCGAGTCGCAAGCCATGGTGCGCATAGTCGCACCGGAGATGCTTCCTGATCTGGCCGGGCTGACTGCAGCTGAAGGCGTGCCGGTTCGCCTCGGACGCTACGAAACGGGCGATCTCGAGGGGGTTTTCCTTGTCGTTGCGGCGACCGGCGATGCCGCGGTCAATGCACGGATTGCGGCCGACGCACGTGAACGGGGAATTCTGGTTGCCGTGAGTGATGCCCCCGACTTGGGGGACTGCACCTTCCCTGCTGTCGTGCGGCGCGGAGCGCTTGAGATCGCCGTCTCCACAGGCGGTCGCTGTCCGGCACTCGCGGTAGAGGTTCGTAATGTCCTTGCCGGCGTAATCGGCGAGGAATACGGATTGGCTCTGGAGCACCTGGCAGCGGAGCGTGAAAAGCTGTTGACGGAAGGGAAGGGCAGCACATACAATGGCGCGATCATGCGCTCCCGAGCCAGGGAGCTGGTCGCAGAGTTCACCGAACGCAAGGAACGAGTGCCATGA